Proteins found in one Vulgatibacter sp. genomic segment:
- a CDS encoding patatin-like phospholipase family protein, with protein MLLRERFRRLKPLEDLEVDLVRASLAHPGALPPPAEAALRWSIGLARLHTLQADGGDLPVEEEIASFRYDVERLLAPLFEGRTPDLAGAAALAPQLAERSRSCRESLLRRHEGRLDPEVLDREVRQKQLVLALGGGGGVSYVYLGAFALLEEWGITPRLIAATSMGAILGLFRARTLHYDPGEIFGVVRSLSWSKLFRVLATESRYGLPAALRLYLRGPLGRWASHDDGSPWTFRDLPIPMLVTLSGIRRGMLPRPLSYYEQLLDPRTLALRPWLLRTKLEQVAHATAELLARPQILRRIHVGYEDWTRDFDLLDTVGFSSAVPGAIHYDVLRARDPMHDLLGRLFTEKELFRLVDGGITDNVPARAAWRYVQSGRLGARNALVLALDGFAPRLSTPVWLPLQQIADGNVRSSGRYAHVIRRFTRTLSPIDLVPSVENVMRAVKRGRSELAAEMPLLARLLEPLPPAAQLSAP; from the coding sequence GTGCTCCTCCGCGAACGATTCCGCCGGCTCAAGCCGCTCGAAGACCTCGAAGTCGATCTGGTCCGTGCCTCGCTGGCCCACCCGGGCGCGTTGCCGCCACCGGCGGAGGCGGCGCTGCGCTGGAGCATCGGCCTGGCGCGGCTCCATACGCTGCAGGCCGACGGCGGCGATCTCCCGGTGGAAGAGGAGATCGCCTCCTTCCGCTACGACGTGGAGCGCCTCCTCGCCCCGCTCTTCGAGGGCCGCACGCCCGATCTCGCCGGAGCGGCGGCGCTCGCCCCGCAGCTGGCGGAGCGCAGCCGCAGCTGCAGGGAATCGCTCCTGCGCCGGCACGAGGGCAGGCTCGATCCCGAGGTTCTCGACCGCGAGGTCCGGCAGAAGCAGCTCGTCCTCGCCCTCGGCGGCGGCGGGGGCGTGAGCTACGTCTACCTCGGCGCCTTCGCCCTCCTCGAGGAGTGGGGGATCACCCCGCGCCTCATCGCCGCCACGTCGATGGGGGCGATTCTGGGCCTCTTCCGCGCCCGCACCCTCCACTACGACCCGGGCGAGATATTCGGGGTGGTGCGCTCGCTCTCCTGGAGCAAGCTCTTCCGCGTCCTCGCCACCGAGAGCCGCTATGGCCTGCCCGCCGCGCTCCGGCTCTACCTGCGCGGGCCGCTGGGCCGCTGGGCCAGCCACGACGACGGCAGCCCCTGGACCTTCCGCGACCTGCCGATCCCGATGCTGGTCACCCTCTCCGGCATCCGGCGGGGCATGCTCCCCAGGCCCCTCTCCTATTACGAGCAGCTCCTCGACCCCCGCACCCTGGCGCTCCGGCCCTGGCTGCTCCGCACCAAGCTCGAGCAGGTGGCGCACGCCACGGCGGAGCTTCTCGCTCGGCCGCAGATCCTCCGGCGCATCCACGTCGGCTACGAAGATTGGACGCGGGATTTCGACCTGCTCGACACGGTCGGTTTCTCCTCCGCCGTCCCCGGCGCGATCCACTACGACGTGCTGCGGGCCAGGGACCCGATGCACGATCTGCTGGGCAGGCTCTTCACCGAGAAGGAGCTCTTCCGCCTCGTGGACGGCGGGATCACCGACAACGTCCCCGCCCGGGCAGCGTGGCGCTACGTGCAGAGCGGCAGGCTCGGGGCCCGCAACGCCCTGGTGCTCGCGCTGGACGGCTTTGCTCCCCGCCTCTCCACGCCGGTCTGGCTGCCGCTGCAGCAGATCGCCGACGGCAACGTCCGCTCCAGCGGCCGCTACGCCCACGTAATCCGGCGCTTCACCCGCACCCTCTCGCCCATCGATCTGGTGCCGTCGGTGGAGAACGTGATGCGGGCGGTGAAGCGGGGGCGCTCGGAGCTCGCCGCCGAAATGCCGCTGCTGGCCAG